One Fibrobacter sp. UWB16 DNA window includes the following coding sequences:
- a CDS encoding DUF5683 domain-containing protein has translation MTLKSTITAILVICASLFAETATPVAVPDSAKGNTAVSAGANSSAPETDAEDDSDDDDVSEAPSDVDFEMSSTPLLKGKTGIPAIDTLPVNEWDIPTKRNSLKYAMLFSLLPGGGQYYTEHYVRGGFLTGIEGLLIYDVFFNRSYQRERLLDRARPFQDSVLYFTTKVLEARRNNAPLDSITEYQSKRQEFLERVRAQSDKKMEQEDVRKAEVAWLIGVHLYGMFDTFGIWYNNNHRSTEYRDMKTAVLWALLPGGGQIFNRDFGKAGLVYMGILGAAASVSTSQNTINYYLDRKHLVEKENPKSEEYDRIVERVTYYRKNRNTYIWGGVLIYLYAIADAAVDALLSDFDSPMHMALVPNFNGGAQAVFSLDF, from the coding sequence ATGACTCTAAAATCCACCATAACGGCAATTTTGGTGATATGCGCGTCCCTTTTTGCAGAGACGGCCACTCCAGTTGCAGTCCCGGACTCGGCAAAGGGGAACACCGCGGTATCCGCCGGTGCCAATAGCAGCGCACCCGAAACAGATGCCGAAGACGATTCCGACGACGATGACGTTTCGGAAGCACCTTCCGATGTGGATTTTGAAATGTCCTCCACTCCGCTTTTAAAGGGCAAGACCGGGATCCCCGCAATCGACACGCTCCCTGTAAACGAATGGGACATTCCGACAAAACGCAATTCGCTCAAATACGCCATGTTGTTCAGCCTTTTACCGGGTGGCGGCCAGTATTATACAGAACACTATGTCCGTGGCGGATTTTTAACAGGCATTGAAGGCTTGCTTATTTACGATGTATTCTTCAACAGATCGTACCAGCGAGAGAGACTTTTGGATCGCGCCCGTCCCTTCCAGGATTCTGTGCTCTACTTTACAACAAAGGTCCTAGAAGCCCGTCGAAACAACGCACCGCTTGATAGCATCACCGAATACCAAAGCAAGCGACAAGAATTTCTGGAACGCGTAAGAGCCCAGAGCGACAAAAAAATGGAACAGGAAGACGTCCGCAAAGCTGAAGTCGCATGGCTTATCGGTGTACATCTCTATGGAATGTTCGACACCTTCGGCATTTGGTACAACAACAACCACCGAAGCACAGAATATCGGGATATGAAAACAGCCGTTCTTTGGGCTTTACTACCTGGAGGCGGACAAATTTTCAACCGTGATTTCGGCAAGGCAGGCTTAGTTTATATGGGCATACTTGGTGCAGCGGCCAGCGTTTCCACATCACAGAACACGATCAACTATTACCTTGATCGTAAGCACCTGGTCGAAAAAGAAAATCCGAAATCAGAAGAATACGACCGCATAGTCGAACGCGTGACTTACTACAGAAAGAACCGCAATACCTACATTTGGGGCGGAGTCTTGATTTACCTGTACGCTATAGCCGATGCCGCCGTAGACGCGCTTTTAAGCGATTTCGACAGTCCTATGCACATGGCCCTAGTCCCCAATTTTAACGGTGGCGCTCAAGCCGTATTTTCACTTGATTTCTAA
- the tgt gene encoding tRNA guanosine(34) transglycosylase Tgt, with amino-acid sequence MNRFELKKTSKKSKARLGVLHTDHGDIQTPIFMPVGTEATVKAVTPAQLKEDIKAQIILANTYHLYLRPTTPKIAAAGGIHKFMSWNGPVLTDSGGFQVWSLKELRKIKPEGVEFRSILDGSKHFFSPASVMNAQREIGADIIMALDECTPYPSTVKEAEHSLNYTLRWTAEAMEWLKEHPPIHGYDQQFFGIIQGGMHTHLRKQAIERIAELGPDGYAMGGLSVGEPTETMYEIADFCTDYLPTDHPRYVMGVGTPWNLLELIGRGVDMFDCVMPTRNARNGMLFTSEGVLRYKAARHAEEYDKPVDPNCDCYCCRNFSRAYLRHLHHAGESLGYTLASIHNLHFYLHLMQEAKDHLADDTFEEWAKAKCEVLQRNLE; translated from the coding sequence ATGAACCGTTTTGAACTGAAAAAGACGTCGAAGAAATCCAAGGCCCGTCTGGGAGTTTTGCATACCGACCACGGCGACATCCAAACGCCGATTTTTATGCCGGTGGGCACCGAAGCGACGGTAAAGGCTGTAACGCCCGCACAACTCAAAGAAGACATCAAGGCACAGATTATCCTCGCCAACACGTACCACCTGTACTTGCGCCCCACAACTCCGAAGATTGCGGCCGCGGGCGGCATCCATAAGTTCATGAGCTGGAACGGCCCGGTGCTCACGGACAGCGGTGGATTCCAGGTGTGGAGTTTGAAGGAACTTCGCAAAATCAAGCCCGAAGGCGTTGAATTCAGAAGCATTCTGGACGGTTCCAAGCACTTTTTTAGCCCGGCAAGCGTGATGAACGCCCAGCGCGAAATCGGCGCGGACATCATTATGGCGCTCGACGAATGCACGCCGTACCCGAGCACGGTCAAGGAAGCGGAGCACAGCTTAAACTACACGCTCCGCTGGACCGCCGAAGCGATGGAATGGCTCAAGGAACATCCGCCTATTCACGGCTACGATCAGCAGTTCTTTGGCATTATCCAGGGCGGAATGCACACGCATTTGCGCAAGCAGGCCATTGAACGCATCGCAGAACTCGGCCCCGATGGCTACGCCATGGGCGGACTTTCGGTCGGTGAACCGACCGAAACGATGTACGAAATCGCCGACTTCTGCACGGACTACCTGCCGACAGACCACCCGCGCTATGTGATGGGCGTCGGAACGCCGTGGAATCTGCTGGAATTGATCGGTCGCGGTGTCGACATGTTCGACTGCGTGATGCCCACGCGTAACGCCCGTAACGGCATGCTCTTTACAAGCGAAGGCGTGCTCCGCTACAAGGCTGCCCGCCACGCCGAAGAATACGACAAGCCGGTCGACCCGAATTGCGACTGTTACTGCTGCCGCAACTTTAGCCGAGCCTACTTGCGCCACCTGCACCACGCCGGCGAATCTCTCGGCTACACGCTCGCCAGCATTCACAATCTGCACTTCTACCTGCACCTCATGCAAGAGGCAAAGGACCACCTCGCCGACGATACATTCGAGGAATGGGCAAAAGCGAAGTGCGAAGTTCTTCAGAGAAACCTTGAATAA
- a CDS encoding cellulase family glycosylhydrolase — MKKVFAFLMCAAVTSAMAVSASRVGPVSTYGELKANGGKLSGSCPEYSQKAVQVKGMSLFWSSGNTYSTDFYSEKGINRLVDDMGIEVVRFALGAADEKFNSSGRSYTTGGEGFQKALLKSVVNAAIDKDIYVIIDWHIESSDGFTSDAVKFFEYAAQEYGQYNNVIFEIWNEPTGSMEAVKQHADQVIPVIRKYSDNLILVGSPGWSSQPDNCANAGINDKNYGCTLHFYAATHRMGDGGYNKAAESAMGKGVPVFATEWGTVNANGDGQPDEGSSNQWVEWMAQKGVSWTNWNASAMNETSAAFANAVFENGFTYTNSGKYVKGKLGGATYKDCGLQNGSASEESGFSAGVANGASTSILDDMEDGDRYGYLGGAWAAVEDQENGGASSISNEKIEDDFGNTTYKVVYPVSGDTKNTSKYVAALKDVKIGKGSLTYGPYIKMFLTLLKEPAKDSPKAYADFSKCKTIKYKYKGASHNFAIETTDVTDYNYHRVNKDASEGWKEVEITTDMLKQETWGDDSRSKPIKMENATRLSWEIKGLEKVPDDMNQPKYPYLYVDDVKCDGLSFTAVSGGASETPKSSSSAAVGQSSSSVVAGSSSSAKAVSSSSAIVPGSSATVTYKTVVDIDDVEDLDEVLKTKGTWYAYTDKEPGGKSTISNVYDQKLGGYVVAFPGTEDPTNGTKGFVGLKDVNWDQGTYTEAPFVALGLNTNADTSKGIDLSKCGAISYRYKGSAHTFKVQDGSVTDYAYHEYVLDDSQVWKTMVISLDDIAQPNWTNDPKDLNWAAIKKMAWEVVGYKGIVYQPTINYLYVDDLKCVENPKVGIKTVARVASGIKVGFKGDMLNVNFAKAGTARIQVFDMMGHVVESRIASVSAGANQFSLKNVANGNYVVRVMMNGAAKTARISIK; from the coding sequence ATGAAAAAAGTCTTCGCATTTCTGATGTGCGCTGCCGTAACGTCTGCTATGGCAGTTAGTGCTAGCCGTGTTGGCCCCGTAAGCACGTACGGTGAACTTAAGGCTAATGGTGGCAAGCTTTCTGGTTCTTGCCCGGAATACTCTCAAAAGGCTGTTCAGGTCAAGGGTATGAGCCTCTTCTGGAGCTCGGGCAACACCTATTCTACCGACTTCTACTCTGAAAAGGGCATCAACCGCTTGGTTGACGACATGGGTATCGAAGTTGTGCGTTTTGCTCTCGGTGCCGCTGACGAAAAGTTCAACAGCTCGGGCCGTTCTTACACGACGGGTGGCGAAGGCTTCCAGAAGGCTTTGCTCAAGTCTGTGGTGAATGCAGCTATTGACAAAGACATTTACGTGATTATCGACTGGCACATCGAAAGCTCTGACGGTTTTACGTCTGACGCTGTCAAGTTCTTTGAATACGCAGCTCAGGAATATGGCCAGTATAACAACGTGATTTTCGAAATTTGGAACGAACCGACCGGAAGCATGGAAGCCGTGAAGCAGCATGCCGATCAGGTTATTCCGGTAATTCGTAAGTATTCTGATAACCTCATCCTCGTGGGTAGCCCGGGATGGTCTAGCCAGCCGGATAACTGCGCTAACGCAGGTATCAACGACAAGAACTATGGTTGCACGCTCCACTTCTACGCAGCAACGCACAGAATGGGCGATGGCGGCTATAACAAGGCTGCCGAATCTGCAATGGGCAAGGGCGTTCCCGTGTTCGCTACCGAATGGGGTACCGTCAATGCTAACGGTGATGGCCAGCCGGATGAAGGCTCCAGTAACCAGTGGGTAGAATGGATGGCTCAGAAGGGCGTGTCCTGGACGAACTGGAACGCATCTGCCATGAACGAAACTTCTGCTGCATTTGCTAACGCCGTGTTCGAAAACGGTTTCACTTACACCAACTCTGGTAAGTATGTGAAGGGCAAGCTCGGTGGTGCAACTTATAAGGATTGCGGCCTCCAGAATGGTTCTGCTTCTGAAGAAAGTGGCTTCTCTGCTGGCGTTGCCAATGGCGCTTCTACTTCCATTCTCGATGACATGGAAGATGGCGACCGTTACGGTTACCTCGGTGGTGCATGGGCTGCTGTTGAAGACCAGGAAAATGGTGGCGCAAGCTCTATTTCTAACGAAAAGATCGAAGATGACTTTGGCAACACGACCTATAAGGTTGTCTACCCGGTTAGCGGCGACACCAAGAATACGTCTAAGTATGTAGCTGCCCTTAAGGATGTTAAGATCGGTAAGGGTTCCCTTACTTACGGTCCGTACATCAAGATGTTCCTCACGCTTTTGAAGGAACCGGCTAAGGATTCTCCGAAGGCTTATGCAGACTTCTCCAAGTGCAAGACCATCAAGTACAAGTACAAGGGTGCAAGCCACAACTTCGCTATCGAAACGACCGACGTTACTGACTACAACTATCATCGCGTGAACAAGGACGCTTCTGAAGGTTGGAAGGAAGTCGAAATTACGACGGACATGTTGAAGCAGGAAACTTGGGGTGATGATTCTCGCTCTAAGCCGATCAAGATGGAAAACGCAACTCGTCTTTCTTGGGAAATCAAGGGCCTCGAAAAGGTTCCGGACGATATGAACCAGCCCAAGTATCCGTACCTCTATGTGGATGACGTGAAGTGCGACGGTCTTTCCTTCACTGCTGTTAGCGGTGGTGCTAGCGAAACTCCGAAGTCCTCTTCTAGTGCTGCAGTGGGTCAGAGCTCTTCTTCTGTTGTTGCTGGTTCTTCTAGCAGCGCAAAGGCAGTCTCTTCTTCTAGTGCAATCGTTCCGGGTTCTTCTGCTACGGTTACCTACAAGACTGTTGTCGATATCGACGACGTTGAAGATCTTGATGAAGTTCTCAAGACAAAGGGTACCTGGTATGCTTACACGGATAAGGAACCGGGTGGAAAGTCCACTATTTCTAACGTCTATGACCAGAAGCTTGGTGGCTATGTGGTTGCCTTCCCGGGTACTGAAGATCCGACGAATGGCACGAAGGGCTTTGTTGGCTTGAAGGATGTCAATTGGGATCAGGGAACCTATACCGAAGCTCCGTTTGTGGCACTCGGCCTCAATACGAATGCCGATACCTCCAAGGGTATTGACTTGAGCAAGTGCGGTGCTATCAGCTACCGTTACAAGGGCTCCGCTCATACCTTCAAGGTTCAGGATGGCTCTGTGACGGACTATGCTTACCACGAATATGTGTTGGATGATTCCCAGGTTTGGAAGACCATGGTCATCAGTCTCGATGACATTGCTCAGCCGAACTGGACCAATGACCCGAAGGACCTTAACTGGGCTGCTATCAAGAAGATGGCCTGGGAAGTGGTTGGCTACAAGGGCATTGTTTACCAGCCGACGATCAACTACCTCTATGTTGATGATCTCAAGTGCGTCGAAAATCCGAAGGTCGGCATCAAGACTGTCGCTCGCGTAGCTAGCGGCATCAAGGTTGGCTTCAAGGGTGACATGCTCAATGTGAACTTCGCAAAGGCCGGTACAGCACGTATCCAGGTATTCGACATGATGGGTCACGTTGTTGAAAGCCGCATTGCTAGCGTTTCTGCCGGTGCAAACCAGTTCTCTCTCAAGAACGTTGCTAACGGCAACTACGTTGTGCGTGTGATGATGAACGGTGCAGCAAAGACTGCTCGTATCTCCATCAAGTAA
- a CDS encoding glycoside hydrolase family 5 protein, with protein sequence MNIRSFLLPLFFLGVSAFAELPTAKDLAAKMGFGINIGNTMEAISGNTDTGVITSAGPEAWGGKYPNKEFITAIKNAGYSTVRIPVSWYAHADTVNNVIHQSWMDSVKTVVDLCVNAGLYTIINIHWDFGWLEKHIDKVDAATKDRVNARQKAFWTQIATAFKEYDEHLLFASANEPDVNDQAGDEAHQTLLLYHQTFVDAVRETGGNNASRSLIIQAASTSFDLAYSKMVMPTDKISDRLMAEVHFYPYTFTLMDGDADWGKASYYWGDYLSTTDPERNATWCGKEFVDENFDKMKEKFTSKGIPVVIGEFGAMSRSNILSGADLELHIKGRAQFYGYVAKAAKDRGMIPITWETGGTGPGTMTTISTADYTVFDYPVMNAIRTAYGLPELTKGAETNKMLVATYDYFATEAAKGDSSTYGQISFDVVKSDITPYTSISIKANISGTTSSDGKYGYTGFNVVTMSSDEKAEWQWREFSILGGKDPVWGKWHEYKVPLSQNIADSATALISYNPKKIVFIGIQSYLQYFKGSVAIDYIAFNKADGTADTLYSFNSGLANKDGAVTKLELLPYSETPSGLIPARRANFSRGFVIRDEGFGNFTVVSDRNCVRKFVVTDALGKVLTSKTVRLSKGENRIRLGEGAFEKGFVVVK encoded by the coding sequence ATGAATATAAGAAGTTTTCTTCTTCCCCTTTTTTTTCTAGGCGTATCCGCTTTTGCGGAACTTCCCACCGCCAAGGACCTTGCCGCCAAAATGGGCTTTGGCATCAATATCGGAAACACCATGGAGGCCATCTCCGGCAACACGGATACAGGTGTTATCACATCGGCCGGTCCTGAAGCGTGGGGTGGCAAGTACCCGAACAAGGAATTTATCACGGCCATCAAAAATGCTGGCTATTCCACAGTCCGCATTCCAGTTTCTTGGTATGCCCATGCCGACACTGTGAACAACGTTATTCACCAAAGTTGGATGGATTCCGTGAAAACGGTTGTGGATCTTTGCGTCAATGCTGGACTCTATACCATCATCAATATTCACTGGGATTTTGGCTGGCTCGAAAAGCATATCGATAAAGTGGATGCCGCCACCAAGGATCGCGTGAACGCCCGTCAGAAAGCCTTTTGGACGCAAATCGCGACAGCCTTTAAGGAATACGACGAGCATCTCCTTTTTGCAAGCGCGAACGAACCTGACGTAAACGATCAGGCGGGCGACGAAGCCCATCAGACTCTTCTTCTTTACCATCAGACATTTGTGGATGCCGTTCGCGAGACGGGCGGAAACAACGCTAGTCGTTCCTTGATTATCCAGGCGGCGAGTACATCCTTTGATCTCGCGTACAGCAAGATGGTGATGCCGACCGATAAAATTTCGGACCGCTTGATGGCTGAAGTCCATTTCTATCCTTACACTTTTACTTTGATGGATGGGGATGCTGATTGGGGCAAGGCGAGCTACTATTGGGGTGACTACCTTTCCACGACAGATCCGGAACGCAATGCTACGTGGTGCGGCAAGGAATTCGTAGATGAAAACTTCGACAAGATGAAGGAAAAGTTCACCTCCAAGGGTATCCCTGTGGTTATCGGTGAATTTGGGGCGATGAGCCGTTCTAATATTCTCTCCGGGGCCGATTTGGAACTGCACATCAAGGGGCGCGCCCAGTTCTACGGATATGTAGCGAAGGCCGCCAAAGATCGCGGAATGATTCCCATCACCTGGGAAACCGGTGGAACGGGACCGGGTACCATGACGACGATTTCTACGGCGGACTATACGGTCTTTGATTACCCAGTGATGAACGCCATTCGCACCGCTTATGGCCTTCCGGAGCTAACCAAGGGCGCCGAGACCAATAAAATGCTTGTGGCTACTTACGACTACTTTGCGACCGAGGCTGCCAAGGGGGACTCTTCTACGTACGGACAAATCAGTTTTGATGTCGTCAAGTCCGATATTACTCCATACACATCCATTTCCATTAAGGCGAACATTTCGGGGACAACGTCTAGCGATGGCAAGTACGGCTACACCGGATTCAATGTCGTTACGATGTCCTCCGATGAAAAGGCGGAATGGCAGTGGCGAGAATTCTCTATCCTGGGGGGCAAGGACCCAGTTTGGGGCAAATGGCATGAATATAAAGTTCCGCTATCCCAAAACATCGCGGATTCGGCAACGGCGCTTATCAGTTACAATCCCAAGAAGATTGTCTTCATTGGTATTCAGTCTTACCTGCAGTATTTCAAGGGCTCTGTCGCCATAGACTATATTGCGTTCAACAAGGCAGACGGTACTGCGGATACCCTTTATTCCTTTAATTCCGGCCTTGCCAATAAAGATGGGGCGGTGACCAAGCTGGAACTCTTGCCTTATAGTGAAACGCCTTCGGGCTTGATTCCTGCTCGCAGGGCTAATTTCTCCCGTGGATTCGTCATCCGGGATGAAGGTTTCGGCAATTTCACGGTGGTCTCCGATCGGAATTGCGTGCGCAAGTTTGTCGTGACTGACGCGCTTGGCAAGGTTCTTACTTCAAAGACGGTGCGTTTGTCTAAAGGCGAAAATAGAATTCGCTTAGGCGAAGGCGCTTTCGAGAAGGGTTTTGTTGTCGTTAAGTAA
- a CDS encoding DUF3300 domain-containing protein, with the protein MKRLLLLIAMTLALPLMANAQTRYTPAELDTLVSTIALYPDPLLVHVLNATTHGDDLPSAYAFAKAHRNQKGDDLAKSIEKAELDYDESVIALIPFPDVLYKLAKYATWAHQLGEAIDMQKADVMDAVQRMRKVAHQNGYLQSDDKIEIKVDDNITIQPIQEEYVYVPEYDPRVIYYVVSDNNVRIRYINGTWTGAGLVYWGWDPFVYDWVHRRPHYRHPHRYAPPPPRHHPKRTHYIRYKNTPPPPPPRSNTTWDRRPPAPQPQSNNLRKPAPPPPQQPNYKRPAPPPPPQYSDDEDKKTHRAERHHNSHNAPPPPSRRRR; encoded by the coding sequence ATGAAGCGTTTATTGTTACTTATCGCGATGACGCTTGCGCTTCCGCTAATGGCAAATGCCCAGACCCGTTACACGCCGGCAGAACTGGACACCCTAGTCTCAACCATCGCCCTTTACCCAGACCCCTTGCTCGTTCATGTTCTGAACGCCACAACGCATGGGGACGATCTTCCGAGTGCATACGCATTCGCCAAGGCACACCGCAACCAGAAAGGCGATGACTTAGCCAAATCGATCGAAAAAGCAGAACTCGATTACGACGAATCCGTGATAGCGCTGATTCCATTCCCCGACGTACTCTACAAGCTTGCAAAATACGCCACATGGGCACACCAGCTAGGCGAAGCCATCGACATGCAGAAAGCCGATGTCATGGACGCCGTACAGAGAATGCGCAAGGTCGCCCACCAAAACGGCTACTTGCAAAGCGATGACAAAATCGAAATTAAAGTTGATGACAACATAACAATCCAGCCAATACAAGAAGAATACGTATACGTCCCTGAATACGATCCTCGTGTAATTTATTACGTTGTTTCAGATAACAATGTTCGCATCCGTTATATAAATGGGACATGGACCGGGGCAGGTCTTGTCTATTGGGGATGGGACCCATTTGTCTATGATTGGGTTCACCGTAGGCCGCACTACCGCCATCCACATCGTTACGCACCGCCACCTCCGCGTCACCATCCAAAACGTACGCATTATATACGTTACAAAAACACGCCTCCCCCTCCACCACCTCGTTCTAATACAACGTGGGATCGCCGGCCGCCAGCCCCTCAACCGCAATCCAACAATTTGAGAAAACCAGCGCCGCCACCGCCGCAGCAGCCAAATTACAAGCGCCCAGCTCCGCCACCGCCACCCCAATATTCTGACGATGAGGACAAAAAAACACATAGGGCTGAACGTCACCATAATTCACACAATGCACCTCCTCCGCCATCTCGTCGAAGAAGGTAA